The candidate division KSB1 bacterium region GTATGGCCGGGCGTGGTTTCTGTTCGAGAGCAGAAAAACCCGAAGCCAGAGAAATGCCTGTAAATGCCGCGGAATCGCACGCTTCAGGTTCAGGCTTTGTTAGCTCGCTTTTTAAAACACGAATGGAATTATTAGCCATGTTTTCTTGCAATAGTCTTACTATTGCTCACCAAATTCTAGGTGCATCAGGAATTCCTCGGTATAAAATCGCCATATTAAAATGCCTGAAAAAGCAATGATGAAGAAAATCGAATGTAACGACCAAAAAACGATTGAAATATCTGCAAAGAACTCAAGAATACCGAAGTAGAATATGTGAAATATCAACTTATAATCTTGTGAATTTTTTCGGATCGTTACTTCAATGCTAAGTTGCTTGCCAAGATATTTTTCTGCAAGTTGCATATAGATAAAACCTGGGACAATAAAAAAATCCCAAGAATACAACTGCATCTCTGAAGTTGAGCATGGCAATTGAGCAGCTATCTGAAAATGGAGCAAAAAAAACAAGTGAGAAGCTGAGAATCTCAATTAAAATAAAATCAACTTTGTGTTGCTCAACTTCGATTTTACGATCATTCATTTTACCCCGTTTGGGGATTGTAAGATACACCAAAAACTTGCAGTAACAAAATCACGTTTGCATAAGTTAATCGAGCAGAATTATCAAAAAAATCGGAATTTCAATAATTCCCCAGTCCAATAATGGAAGACCAAGGAAAATTTTCGCACCTCAAATTTGGGCAAGTATTCAAAAAAGAACAGGTTTCATTGATTTAATTTTCTCTGTGTCAATTCTTTTTTACCGTAGTATGCGACCGAATGGGCTTACGCTGACGTAAGCGGCAGCGGATCAGAGAAAATATTTGATAAAAATCGAGGCATTCGAACTACAACCATATGAAATTAATACCATTGACCCCACCGTCCGCTCTACCTATTGTTAGGCCATCGCTAAGTAATAGCCTTCATTTTAATTTGATTTCGATTTATGCCTGGAGGCAATCCTTGAGGGTAGCGCGCAAATGGCGCAAAACGACTCAAAGGCTGTTTTGGATAATCTAAAATCGGTTCAAATGATCGAGTACTAACAGCTATGCTGCCGCCGATTATCCAAATAGGTGCCGTGATCAACAAAAGGAAACCATTCGAAAATGTTGACAGCGTACCGCAAACAACCAAAACTCCCATTCGTTCCGCATCTGATTTGTAAGTCACCAGTCGTGCCGACTTGATACTGGATACAGCGATCGCATGAAATGTTACGTTTGCAATGAAAATAGAGTCTGCACCAATTGCAATGAGCTCGCCAGAAAGCTGTGCCTTCGCTTTTGAGTTGGAATAATATTTCACTTCTAACCATCCACCATAGCTTTCAATTTGCATATTGAGGGGAGTTGCAAGCCAAATTCGAGGCGCATGGGTGACAGCACAACTGCTAACAAGAAAAGATAAAAACAGCACAAAAACGCTGTGGGTTTTATTAAGGTCTCGCATAGCGGCTCCTCCAAAAACAATATTCTATTTCTTTTTCCACTCGCTTGAATTCAGGAGCTAAACGTTTTAAAGCGGTCTGAGGATCGAAGAGCATCTGCGCAAGAAAGAATGGATTTTCCTCTTCGATCCACTCCTTACGAATCCATTCAAGATAATATCCCTGGCTTTCGAGAAAGAATTCGTAATTACCAGTAGCATTTGGCATGTGATATTTCAGCGTGTAGGTATCTCCTGGAAGGGATATTAATACTTTTGTAGAATCACAGAGTGTGGCAAGTGCTTGATCATCTTCAAGGCCATCTTTAAGAACCTTGAGAGGCTGTAAGCGAATCGCTTGAACTGCTTGAGATATTACAGCCAGACCAACGTAGTCGATCCGCCAATTTCCTTTGGTCATCCTTAAGCGGATTTTTGCGGATCGCCCAACAAGTTGACCCAATGGCACGAGATGAAAATCAGTCGCCAGAGGGCCGTATTCATTGACCTGGTTTAATATTTTCCAATTTCCTACATCATCTTGTATTAAAACCTCAATACCGCTCAAGATTTTTTGAATAGAATTTTGATTTTGTTTAATTTTCTTGCGCTCGATCTGCGCAATCCAATAGCCAACGTTGTTTCCCATGTAGGCGTAAGTTTGATACAAAAGATAGGTAGTTAAAAGAGTCTGTCTGCATCCAATAATTAAACCACAGGTTTGCTGGGGGATATTTTCAAATTCTAGTTCAATGACTTCTTTAGCACCCAAATATGTCGAATCTGCTCTGCTATAACGTTCATTGCCATCGGCATCTAAAAGAAACTTGAGACAATTGCCTTCTGGGGCTGTTGCAGAAATGGGAGGAATGACGGAGGTGCATTCCCAAAACTGTCCATTAAGATCTGCAAAAATACGGTGACCGCTTGTCCTGGGAACAGCAAGAAGATTGACACGACGGACCACGTGGGTCTCCAGCGCTTCGTTTCTCATCTGGAGAGCGAACTCTTCACCGCTTGCTGAAGCGTGAAATAAAGCATCAACATCCGTTGCTTCTAAAGAAGGTGCAATGCTCGCCGAGAAACCCTCGGCTTCCAGACGGAAGCTATCTCCATCTGACGTATAGAAGGTCGGGCAGGATCCAAAGCAGGCCTTCGAATTTGTTATACAATAAATCGTTATCGCCGCCGTGATTCCTGTGAACACCATCAATCCTGCTACCGCATCTGAGGCTTCGAGAACATTGGTTTCAAAAATGGCCACGGAATCCAGACCGATTTTAAATTGCCCCTGCTGCAATATTTCACGAACGGCATTGTACAGCATACCGTCTCCGAGCACATGGTGCCGCTGCTCATCCAATGACCAATTTTGCAAGACATAAACGTTGCCATTTTTCATGTGTACCTTCAAAAACGGGGAAGAGTCTCGCATCAGCTTTAGACGACCTTCACTAAATTTCTTAAATGACTCAGGTTCTGTAATCTTACGATTAATTTTCTTGAAGGCTGAGCATCCAAGCAAGATTACAATAAGCGACAGTGCCATTATCATAATAATACGATATGACGGGTTTATCGTAAACTTCGAGTTTTTCAAGGCAGTCATGATTGCAACACCTCCTCGGAGAAGAATTTTCTCCAATTTTATTCTTTAAAAAGGCATAACGCAAGCTTCACCTGCGCGAGGGCTTAGAACCACAGCACGTTGGATTTGCACGAAACATTTGCCGTCGCAGCAAACATTTGAATTTATGCTGAACCGCCTTCGCGTCGGGTGCAAGCAGTGTTAGCTGAAATATTCATTTCCAACATCATGCCGCTCAGCCTCGCCGCAGAAGCGGCGTCAGTTACAGCGGCGAGTTAGCCCGCGCCGCTCTTTTGAGGGCTTGTTGCCCATTTTAATATCGTCTCGATTTCTGAGTGTATTTGCACTTCACCATTGCGGACTTTTTGACTTACAGCCGCATATTGTCCCTTGGAACTGGATGACAAACCGAAGTAATTCTCTATTTCCCCTTCAGCAAGCACCCAAATCTTGGCCTCACTCTGGAGTCGCTCACGCAACGGTTGGGCTTGTTGGTTCAACTCCTGCAAAATCAGGGCAAAGGCATCCGCTTTCTTATTAGGCGATATATGGTGTTTCCCGTCAACTATCTCGGAAATCCCTCTCTGGTCCGCAAGCCGCCAGAAATCGGCGGCAAACTGGCTAAGACAGGGGTCAGCCCCTAGGCATTTACCTGCTCCATCCCATAGGAAATCCAGGTCAACCACTCCACAAGCAGAAAGCCCTATAGCTCGCAGGTAATTGGCCCAAACGGGAACAACTACTTTACTACCCGCTTCCACAACGGCAAGAGCTAATGGCTGTCCTTCAGGATGCCAAGACTTTCCCCCAAAATGCCAACTAGCCTCCAACAATGCTCGATCAGATGGTCCCTCAACAACAAGTACGCAGTCAGCAAAAAGAAACTCGGCACTACTCGAGAACCTAAGGAGATTAACCAGTTGCTTGTCTTCGGGGTCGGGAAGCAAATTAGGGTCCGGGACAAGACAACACGTAGCTTGCAGTTTTGTATCAGGCGACACTGTTTGTCGAAGAATCAAGACGTTCTGAATGCGCTGAGATGTCACAAGAAGCGGCGAATGTGTAGCAACTATCACCTGGTTACTCTCTGATATGCTCTCCAATATATTTCCCATCTCTCGTTGTAGAGCCGGGTGAAGGAATGCTTCTGGTTCCTCGAAGAGCAGGAGAAATGGTCTATGGATGT contains the following coding sequences:
- a CDS encoding AAA family ATPase translates to MMKLSSFRVEGFRSLANIEIPLYDYTILIGRNNSGKSAVLLALKLLLEGTARDLSDSDFYTHETQKAEQIVLEAVFEGVGEYLPLCDERHRTKIANCVIDDRLRIRRLASRSPLGLGKLELWQPAGNAFGLPTGIENALKQLLPEPIFIEAFKDPNEEAQAKSSATLGKLLKQIVEQVSAQLESEVKNTLDKAARRFNVIETEGKIVDERPEELRRIEQRIRQHMQAVFEDADVRLRFRLPEIDDLMASATVELRDRGPWTPLEGKGQGFQRALYLALLRALAEELRATGGDIHRPFLLLFEEPEAFLHPALQREMGNILESISESNQVIVATHSPLLVTSQRIQNVLILRQTVSPDTKLQATCCLVPDPNLLPDPEDKQLVNLLRFSSSAEFLFADCVLVVEGPSDRALLEASWHFGGKSWHPEGQPLALAVVEAGSKVVVPVWANYLRAIGLSACGVVDLDFLWDGAGKCLGADPCLSQFAADFWRLADQRGISEIVDGKHHISPNKKADAFALILQELNQQAQPLRERLQSEAKIWVLAEGEIENYFGLSSSSKGQYAAVSQKVRNGEVQIHSEIETILKWATSPQKSGAG